A single region of the Gracilibacillus caseinilyticus genome encodes:
- a CDS encoding DUF1565 domain-containing protein, translated as MKKISLTLIGVMFAVIFMTGTVYANEENHTYFISPTGSDSNPGTKGEPFKSLEKAQSQASNGDTVYIREGVYDEFEINESDNPLEDVFHYVNDIYKSGITYEAYPGDERPVFDFSDMPTDQRVIGFYVGEDVTDINFEGFDVTGIKVGEQKQAAAFRMMGEANFWNMSVHDNEAIGFYYAGGNASGIVYNSDAYNNIGPTSRSAGNIDGFGAHGKEVLFINNRAWNNSDDGFDSISSEGNVIFHGNWSFQHLGNQDGRGDKNGFKVGGYSYNTTGLPDPLPVHTVQYNLAANNGGNNFYANHQPGQSAYWYHNTAYHPGYGSNFNMLERVSPSSEEDIAGYREVLHGNIAYEGVLTSNNNTPPENETNNSWTIDGGLPLTSEDFYSLDMSELTAPRKADGSLPEVSFMEPVQTSPLYEHNLGYLAYQKDPLLALQRLVTVFIENGMIDNLGISNSLQKKLAYDHVPSFSNQVQAQSGKHIDDGVARVLQHEAEDLLNE; from the coding sequence TTGAAAAAAATTAGTTTGACTTTGATCGGGGTTATGTTCGCAGTTATCTTTATGACAGGCACTGTTTATGCAAATGAAGAGAATCATACCTATTTTATTTCTCCAACTGGTAGTGACAGCAATCCCGGAACGAAGGGAGAACCGTTTAAAAGTTTGGAGAAAGCTCAATCTCAGGCATCTAACGGTGACACGGTATATATTCGCGAGGGAGTTTATGATGAGTTTGAAATAAATGAATCGGATAATCCGCTTGAAGATGTTTTTCATTATGTGAATGATATCTATAAGAGTGGGATTACGTACGAAGCATATCCTGGGGATGAAAGGCCTGTTTTTGATTTCAGTGACATGCCGACCGATCAGCGTGTCATTGGCTTTTATGTTGGGGAGGATGTAACGGACATTAATTTTGAAGGTTTCGATGTAACCGGAATAAAAGTAGGGGAACAAAAGCAAGCCGCAGCCTTTAGAATGATGGGGGAAGCAAACTTTTGGAATATGTCGGTTCATGACAATGAAGCAATCGGTTTTTACTATGCAGGCGGGAATGCCTCAGGGATTGTTTACAATTCCGATGCCTATAACAACATAGGCCCTACTTCCAGGTCAGCTGGTAATATAGACGGTTTTGGCGCTCACGGAAAAGAAGTATTGTTCATTAATAATCGTGCATGGAATAATAGTGACGACGGCTTTGACAGTATCAGTTCAGAAGGGAATGTGATTTTTCACGGGAACTGGTCCTTTCAACATTTAGGAAATCAGGACGGTAGAGGCGACAAAAATGGCTTTAAGGTTGGCGGCTATAGTTATAATACAACTGGTCTGCCGGACCCCTTGCCCGTTCATACCGTTCAATATAATTTAGCTGCCAATAATGGCGGGAATAACTTTTATGCCAATCACCAGCCAGGTCAGTCCGCTTATTGGTATCATAACACGGCTTATCACCCTGGTTATGGATCTAACTTTAACATGCTGGAGCGCGTCAGTCCAAGCAGTGAGGAGGATATAGCTGGTTACAGAGAAGTGCTACACGGTAACATTGCTTACGAAGGTGTATTAACATCGAACAATAATACGCCGCCAGAAAATGAAACGAATAACTCCTGGACGATTGATGGAGGTCTGCCGCTCACATCTGAGGATTTTTACAGCTTGGATATGTCTGAGCTAACGGCACCTAGAAAAGCAGATGGAAGCTTGCCAGAAGTCAGCTTCATGGAACCTGTGCAAACCAGTCCGCTTTATGAACACAATTTAGGATACCTCGCTTATCAAAAAGATCCGCTATTAGCTCTGCAAAGATTAGTGACGGTATTTATTGAGAATGGTATGATTGATAATCTCGGCATTTCGAATAGCCTGCAAAAGAAATTAGCGTACGATCATGTCCCTTCTTTTAGCAATCAAGTACAGGCGCAATCAGGCAAGCATATCGACGATGGAGTCGCCCGTGTTCTACAGCATGAAGCGGAGGATTTGTTAAACGAATAA